In Pseudomonas sp. ADAK18, a single window of DNA contains:
- a CDS encoding DUF979 domain-containing protein → MIISIQYLYWLAGVLLLITAGMILADRTHPKRWSSSLFWLLFAIPFLVGERLPSVAIGVGVVLMALIAGFGGVGRGAHAQLHDKASRASAGRLGHKLFIPALAIPLTTVIGSVLLKHTEIGGVPLLDPKNTTFVSLGLGCLIALGLACWLTRDTPVQALRESRRLTEALGWAMVLPQMLAMLGLLFNEAGVGTAVAHVTTTYINLDYKLVAVMVYVLGMALFTVIMGNGFAAFPVMTGGVGVPVLVGIYGGNPAVMAAIGMFSGYCGTLMTPMAANFNIVPAALLELPDKNAVIKAQMPTALMMLVVNIVLLYLLM, encoded by the coding sequence ATGATCATCTCCATTCAATACCTGTACTGGTTGGCCGGGGTTTTACTGCTCATCACTGCTGGCATGATCCTGGCCGATCGAACCCATCCCAAGCGCTGGTCCAGCTCGCTGTTTTGGCTGTTGTTTGCCATTCCGTTCCTGGTGGGAGAGCGGCTGCCTTCGGTTGCCATCGGCGTCGGTGTCGTATTGATGGCGCTTATTGCCGGTTTTGGTGGTGTAGGCCGTGGTGCGCATGCGCAGTTGCATGACAAGGCTTCCCGAGCCAGTGCCGGCCGGTTGGGCCATAAGCTGTTTATTCCGGCCCTGGCGATTCCCCTGACGACGGTGATCGGCTCGGTGCTGCTCAAACACACCGAAATAGGCGGCGTGCCGCTTCTGGACCCAAAAAATACTACGTTTGTCTCCCTGGGGTTGGGCTGTCTGATTGCTTTGGGGTTGGCCTGCTGGTTGACCCGCGACACACCGGTGCAGGCTTTGCGCGAATCCCGCCGCCTGACGGAGGCGCTCGGTTGGGCGATGGTGCTGCCGCAGATGCTGGCGATGCTCGGGTTGCTGTTCAATGAAGCGGGCGTCGGCACCGCCGTGGCCCATGTCACCACCACCTATATCAACCTGGACTACAAGTTGGTGGCCGTGATGGTGTATGTGCTGGGCATGGCGCTCTTCACGGTGATCATGGGCAATGGCTTCGCCGCGTTTCCGGTGATGACCGGTGGCGTCGGCGTGCCGGTGCTGGTGGGCATTTACGGCGGCAATCCGGCGGTAATGGCGGCTATCGGCATGTTCTCTGGCTATTGCGGTACGTTGATGACGCCGATGGCGGCGAACTTCAATATCGTCCCGGCGGCGCTGTTGGAGCTGCCGGACAAAAACGCCGTGATCAAGGCGCAAATGCCCACCGCGTTGATGATGCTGGTGGTCAATATCGTCCTTCTCTACCTGCTGATGTGA
- a CDS encoding SPOR domain-containing protein, with product MRKVAMAIAVLALAGCGEGRSVDAPKAKPAVTEAQPQASTIAAQEWDVWVGPPDHKLQALTDLTAWLLEHGFSFYLVKEDGKDQVLLGPFSTKVEAEAKQVQLTEKLARAKKNDTVSEVIEHKVAQ from the coding sequence GTGCGTAAAGTAGCGATGGCAATTGCGGTGTTGGCGTTGGCCGGTTGCGGTGAGGGCCGAAGTGTCGATGCACCCAAGGCCAAACCCGCCGTTACCGAGGCTCAGCCCCAGGCCTCGACGATTGCGGCCCAAGAGTGGGACGTATGGGTGGGCCCGCCGGACCATAAGCTGCAAGCGCTGACAGACCTGACCGCGTGGTTGCTCGAACATGGGTTCAGTTTTTACCTGGTCAAGGAAGACGGCAAGGACCAGGTTCTGCTGGGGCCGTTCAGCACCAAGGTCGAGGCTGAGGCGAAGCAGGTACAGTTGACGGAAAAATTGGCGCGGGCCAAGAAAAACGACACGGTGTCCGAGGTCATCGAACACAAGGTTGCTCAATAA
- a CDS encoding DUF2790 domain-containing protein yields the protein MKSVHTLRLIAASLLMLGSAGSAFADTTTATSVIHDKASFFMNLDVDKVLASTDTYGQCGIVPAQLRYLDHKGQEHVLDYQVEAMGCTNDH from the coding sequence ATGAAATCCGTTCACACACTCCGTCTGATCGCCGCCAGCCTGCTGATGTTGGGCAGTGCCGGTTCGGCCTTTGCCGATACCACCACAGCCACATCGGTGATCCATGACAAAGCCAGTTTCTTCATGAACCTGGATGTCGACAAGGTACTGGCCAGCACCGATACCTACGGCCAATGCGGCATCGTTCCCGCGCAGCTGCGCTATTTGGACCACAAAGGCCAGGAACATGTGCTGGACTATCAGGTCGAGGCCATGGGCTGCACCAATGATCATTGA
- a CDS encoding heavy metal response regulator transcription factor: MNILIVEDEPKAGNYLLNGLQELGYFVSLARDGADGLHLALENSFDVIVLDVMMPKMDGWEVLRRLRKEADTPVLFLTARDDIADRIKGLELGADDYLIKPFSFAELVARLRTLTRRGPTREEEQLQIADLQIDVLKRRVTRAGVRITLTNKEFALLHLFATHQDQALSRSLIASRVWDMNFDSDTNVVDVAVRRLRLKIDDPFQLKLIHSVRGIGYRFDTQP, encoded by the coding sequence ATGAATATCCTGATAGTGGAAGACGAGCCCAAGGCGGGCAATTACCTGCTCAATGGCCTGCAGGAGCTGGGTTATTTCGTCAGCCTCGCCCGTGATGGCGCGGATGGTTTGCACCTGGCCCTGGAGAACTCTTTCGATGTCATCGTGCTGGACGTGATGATGCCGAAAATGGATGGCTGGGAAGTCCTGCGTCGCCTGCGCAAGGAAGCCGACACCCCGGTACTGTTCCTTACCGCAAGGGATGACATTGCCGACCGTATCAAAGGCTTGGAGCTGGGCGCCGACGATTACCTGATCAAACCGTTCTCCTTTGCCGAACTGGTGGCGCGCCTGCGCACCTTGACCCGTCGCGGCCCGACACGGGAAGAAGAACAACTGCAAATCGCCGACCTGCAGATCGACGTACTCAAACGGCGTGTCACTCGCGCCGGCGTGCGGATTACCCTGACCAACAAGGAGTTCGCCTTGTTGCACCTGTTCGCTACCCATCAGGACCAGGCGTTATCCCGTTCGCTGATTGCCTCGCGGGTCTGGGACATGAATTTCGACAGCGACACCAACGTAGTGGACGTCGCCGTGCGGCGCCTGCGCCTGAAAATCGACGACCCGTTCCAGCTCAAGCTGATCCACAGCGTGCGGGGCATTGGCTACCGCTTCGATACGCAGCCATGA
- a CDS encoding DUF2214 family protein, which translates to MLTHWFLAAVHLLAFAMALASVLARGKALRGLTNTEPSAVRRVLIADNIWGISALLLLITGALRAFGGYEKGTEYYLHQPLFHLKMTLLLFILLLEIMPMIRLIKWRIALARGASVDLSKTGLFARISHIQALLVVLMVIAATGMARGIGLG; encoded by the coding sequence ATGTTGACTCACTGGTTTCTTGCGGCAGTCCATCTTCTGGCGTTCGCGATGGCTCTAGCATCCGTGTTGGCGCGCGGCAAGGCGTTGCGTGGCCTGACAAATACTGAGCCATCCGCCGTACGGCGCGTATTGATCGCGGACAATATATGGGGGATCAGCGCCCTGCTGCTGCTGATAACGGGCGCTCTGCGGGCCTTCGGTGGCTATGAAAAGGGCACGGAATACTACCTGCATCAGCCGCTGTTTCATCTGAAGATGACGCTGTTGCTTTTCATCCTGCTGCTGGAAATCATGCCGATGATCCGCTTGATCAAATGGCGTATCGCGTTGGCACGCGGCGCCAGTGTTGACTTAAGCAAGACAGGACTCTTCGCGCGCATTAGCCATATTCAGGCGTTGCTGGTTGTGTTGATGGTGATTGCTGCAACCGGAATGGCACGAGGTATCGGGCTCGGCTAG
- a CDS encoding HAD-IA family hydrolase encodes MSAKGSTVFDNRYRAFLFDMDGTLLNSIAAAERVWTIWAKRHGLDVPAFLATIHGVRAIDTITRQALPGVDAQAEAQWIAEAEIEDVEGGVAIAGAVAFLKTLPGDQWALVTSAPKALALRRLQAAGIAPPATLVTAEDVAIGKPDPACYVLGAQRLGVAVQDCLVFEDATVGIRAGEASGADVMVVTATHLTSLMTEHPSIAGYDHLQVYRDQDGLLQLRRLMS; translated from the coding sequence GTGTCCGCTAAAGGTTCAACCGTATTTGATAACCGGTACCGTGCATTCCTGTTCGATATGGACGGGACCCTTCTTAACTCCATTGCCGCCGCCGAGCGCGTCTGGACCATCTGGGCCAAGCGCCACGGTCTGGATGTGCCTGCTTTCCTGGCCACGATTCATGGTGTGCGGGCCATTGATACCATCACCCGGCAAGCCTTGCCCGGTGTCGATGCGCAGGCTGAGGCCCAATGGATTGCCGAGGCGGAAATCGAGGATGTTGAAGGGGGGGTAGCCATTGCCGGTGCGGTGGCGTTTCTGAAAACCCTGCCCGGCGATCAATGGGCGCTGGTCACGTCCGCCCCCAAGGCCTTGGCCCTGCGTCGGCTGCAAGCGGCGGGTATTGCTCCGCCAGCAACGCTGGTGACGGCCGAGGATGTTGCCATCGGCAAGCCTGATCCGGCCTGTTATGTGTTGGGAGCCCAGCGATTGGGAGTGGCGGTGCAGGATTGCCTGGTGTTCGAGGATGCGACGGTAGGGATTCGTGCGGGTGAGGCGTCGGGCGCTGACGTCATGGTGGTGACAGCTACGCACTTGACTTCTCTGATGACGGAACACCCGTCGATTGCCGGGTATGACCATTTACAGGTTTATCGTGATCAGGACGGTTTGTTGCAGTTGCGCCGCTTGATGTCGTAA
- a CDS encoding heavy metal sensor histidine kinase, with translation MNNRRHYSMTLRLALVFALLAFALLATLGVALYRGLERELIRRDDAALIYRIDQLRHLLNDSNILELIKTKPELFQNMLGNHESVLSIGAPGQKPLLVVNPENIPMPDVVPVSIGHTFTFTDVQYFPGMNGVPFAALAATIDSGDLGSLQVTSGRLMNERTTMLANYRLSVYILASLAAIVLALAGYLLVHRGLLPLRRLARHAQGIGVGNLAERLDSQGAPKELLPMIDSFNTMLERLAKGFVQLGQVSTDMAHELRTPINNLLGETQVALQQNRTIEDYQQLLASNVEELERLARMLDNMLFLARTDPASALSQRQELNAAEEVERMAEYFEGLAADAGINILARGDGLIWAEPMLLRRALANLCANAINYGAPNAELLIQATPGADGISLQVINQGATIPAEHLPRLFERFYRADESRERSAHSNGLGLSIVATIMQLHNGRYSVSSEDGVTCFELFFPGREQ, from the coding sequence ATGAACAATCGTCGCCATTACTCCATGACGTTGCGCCTGGCGCTGGTCTTTGCCTTGCTGGCGTTCGCCCTGTTGGCGACCTTGGGCGTGGCCCTGTACCGCGGCCTTGAACGCGAGCTGATTCGCCGTGATGACGCAGCCCTGATCTACCGCATCGACCAACTGCGCCATTTGCTCAACGACAGCAACATCCTCGAACTGATCAAGACCAAGCCGGAATTGTTCCAGAATATGCTGGGCAACCATGAGTCAGTGTTGAGCATCGGCGCGCCAGGGCAAAAGCCGCTGCTGGTGGTTAACCCGGAAAATATCCCCATGCCCGACGTGGTCCCAGTGAGTATTGGCCACACTTTCACGTTTACCGATGTGCAATATTTCCCCGGCATGAACGGTGTCCCCTTCGCCGCGTTAGCGGCGACCATTGATTCAGGCGACTTGGGCAGCCTGCAAGTCACCAGCGGACGCCTGATGAACGAACGCACCACCATGCTCGCCAATTACCGCCTGAGCGTGTACATCCTCGCCAGCCTGGCGGCGATCGTACTGGCGCTGGCTGGCTATCTGCTGGTGCACCGCGGGCTGCTGCCTTTGCGGCGCCTTGCGCGACATGCCCAAGGCATCGGCGTCGGCAACCTGGCGGAGCGCCTCGACAGCCAGGGCGCGCCCAAAGAGCTGTTGCCGATGATCGACTCCTTCAACACCATGCTTGAGCGCCTGGCCAAGGGTTTTGTGCAATTGGGCCAGGTTTCCACCGACATGGCCCACGAGCTGCGCACCCCGATCAACAACCTGCTGGGTGAGACCCAGGTGGCGCTGCAGCAGAACCGCACCATCGAGGACTACCAGCAACTGTTGGCCTCCAACGTCGAAGAGCTTGAGCGCCTAGCGCGGATGCTCGACAACATGCTGTTTCTCGCCCGCACCGACCCAGCCAGCGCCTTGAGCCAACGCCAGGAACTGAACGCTGCCGAAGAAGTGGAACGCATGGCCGAGTATTTCGAAGGTCTGGCGGCAGATGCTGGCATCAACATCCTCGCCCGAGGCGATGGATTGATCTGGGCCGAGCCCATGCTGTTGCGGCGCGCCCTGGCCAATCTCTGCGCCAATGCCATCAACTATGGCGCGCCGAATGCCGAGCTGCTGATTCAGGCTACTCCGGGGGCCGATGGTATTAGCCTGCAGGTCATCAACCAGGGCGCTACCATCCCGGCCGAACACCTGCCTCGGCTATTCGAACGCTTCTATCGCGCTGATGAATCCCGTGAGCGCTCAGCCCATTCCAATGGCCTGGGGCTGTCCATCGTCGCGACCATCATGCAGTTGCATAACGGCCGCTACAGCGTCAGCAGTGAGGACGGTGTGACCTGTTTTGAGTTGTTTTTCCCAGGGAGGGAGCAGTGA
- the csrA gene encoding carbon storage regulator CsrA, with protein sequence MLILTRKVGESINIGDDITITILGVSGQQVRIGINAPKDVAVHREEIYQRIQAGLTAPDKAKE encoded by the coding sequence ATGCTGATACTCACCCGCAAAGTCGGTGAAAGCATAAACATCGGTGATGACATTACAATCACCATTCTGGGCGTTAGCGGCCAGCAAGTACGAATCGGGATCAATGCACCAAAAGATGTAGCAGTGCATCGCGAGGAAATCTACCAACGCATCCAGGCAGGCCTGACTGCCCCGGATAAAGCAAAAGAATAA
- the pcp gene encoding pyroglutamyl-peptidase I, translating into MRTVLLTGFEPFDQDPINPSWEAVRRLDGVLLTEDVRIVARQLPCAFATAAPRLKALLEEYRPHLVIATGLGPGRSDISIERVAINLNDARIPDNLGEQPIDTPVVPDGPAAYFSTLPIKAMVRALREAGIPASVSQTAGTFVCNQVFYSLQHALAGSGVRGGFIHVPLLPEQAAHAAPEQSSMALAVQVDALRIAALTAWNTQLDVAETGGQVS; encoded by the coding sequence ATGCGTACTGTGCTGCTGACAGGTTTCGAACCCTTTGATCAGGATCCGATCAATCCTTCCTGGGAAGCGGTGCGGCGGCTGGATGGCGTGCTGTTGACGGAGGATGTGCGCATCGTCGCCCGGCAACTGCCCTGTGCCTTCGCTACGGCGGCGCCCCGCTTGAAAGCGCTGTTGGAGGAGTACCGTCCGCACCTGGTGATCGCGACCGGCCTGGGCCCGGGCCGCAGTGATATCTCGATTGAACGGGTGGCGATCAACCTCAACGATGCACGGATCCCGGACAACCTCGGCGAGCAGCCCATCGACACACCGGTGGTGCCGGATGGCCCGGCGGCCTACTTCAGCACGTTGCCCATCAAGGCGATGGTGCGGGCGCTGCGTGAGGCAGGAATACCCGCCTCGGTTTCGCAAACAGCCGGTACCTTTGTGTGCAATCAGGTGTTCTACAGCCTGCAACACGCACTCGCCGGGTCGGGAGTGCGCGGTGGGTTTATCCACGTGCCACTCCTGCCTGAACAAGCGGCGCATGCTGCACCTGAGCAGTCGTCGATGGCGTTGGCCGTGCAGGTTGATGCCTTGCGGATTGCGGCGCTGACGGCGTGGAATACCCAGCTGGATGTGGCGGAAACGGGAGGGCAGGTCAGTTGA
- a CDS encoding FAD-binding oxidoreductase, with translation MANTPYPQSYYAASANAVPPRPVLQGEVETDVCVIGAGYTGLSSALFLLENGFRVTVLEAAKVGFGASGRNGGQIVNSYSRDIDVIERSVGPQQAQLLGQMAFEGGRIIRERVAKYQIQCDLKDGGVFAALNSKHMGHLESQKRLWERYGHTQLELMDERRIREVVACDNYVGGMLDMSGGHIHPLNLALGEAAAVESLGGTIYEQSAAIRIERGANPVVHTAQGKVRAKFIIVAGNAYLGNLVPELAAKSMPCGTQVITTAPLGDELAKTLLPQDYCVEDCNYLLDYYRLTSDKRLIFGGGVVYGARDPANIEAIIRPKMLKAFPQLKDVKIDYAWTGNFLLTLSRLPQVGRLGDNIYYSQGCSGHGVTYTHLAGKVLAEALRGQAERFDAFADLPHYPFPGGQMLRTPFAALGAWYYGLRDKLGF, from the coding sequence ATGGCGAACACCCCCTATCCCCAGTCGTACTACGCCGCATCTGCGAATGCGGTTCCGCCCCGCCCTGTGCTGCAAGGTGAAGTCGAAACCGATGTGTGCGTGATTGGTGCCGGCTATACCGGCCTTTCCAGCGCCCTGTTCCTGCTGGAAAACGGGTTTCGCGTGACCGTGCTGGAAGCCGCCAAGGTGGGTTTTGGCGCCTCGGGCCGCAATGGCGGCCAGATCGTCAACAGCTACAGCCGCGATATCGATGTGATCGAGCGCAGCGTCGGCCCCCAGCAAGCGCAGCTGCTGGGACAGATGGCCTTTGAAGGCGGCAGGATCATTCGTGAGCGGGTGGCCAAGTACCAGATCCAATGCGACCTGAAAGACGGCGGTGTCTTCGCAGCACTCAATAGCAAGCACATGGGCCACCTGGAGTCTCAAAAGCGCCTGTGGGAGCGCTACGGCCACACCCAACTGGAACTGATGGACGAGCGACGTATTCGCGAAGTGGTTGCCTGCGACAACTACGTGGGCGGAATGCTGGACATGAGTGGCGGGCACATTCATCCACTCAACCTGGCACTGGGTGAAGCCGCTGCGGTGGAATCCCTCGGCGGCACGATCTACGAGCAGTCAGCCGCCATACGGATTGAACGCGGCGCCAATCCGGTGGTGCACACAGCACAAGGCAAAGTCAGGGCCAAGTTCATTATTGTGGCCGGCAACGCCTACCTGGGAAATCTCGTACCGGAGTTGGCCGCCAAGTCGATGCCCTGTGGCACGCAAGTCATCACCACCGCGCCATTGGGTGATGAACTGGCCAAGACCCTGTTGCCCCAGGATTACTGCGTCGAAGACTGCAACTACCTGCTGGACTACTACCGCCTTACCAGCGACAAGCGTCTGATTTTCGGCGGCGGCGTGGTATACGGCGCACGGGACCCTGCCAACATTGAGGCGATCATTCGCCCGAAAATGCTCAAGGCCTTCCCGCAACTCAAAGACGTGAAGATTGATTACGCCTGGACCGGCAATTTCCTGCTGACCCTGTCACGCCTGCCGCAAGTGGGCCGACTGGGCGACAACATCTATTACTCCCAGGGTTGCAGCGGCCATGGCGTAACCTACACCCATCTGGCGGGCAAGGTGCTGGCCGAGGCCCTCAGAGGCCAGGCCGAGCGTTTTGATGCGTTTGCCGACCTGCCACACTACCCGTTCCCTGGCGGGCAAATGCTGCGCACGCCATTCGCGGCATTGGGCGCCTGGTACTACGGATTGCGCGACAAGCTCGGATTTTGA
- a CDS encoding DUF969 domain-containing protein, which translates to MQTVVNLWPLIGVLVIVVGFVLRFNPLLVVTAAAIATGFAAHFPLEKILATMGDGFLQTRALQLILLLPLAVIGLLERHGLRLHAQNWIARFERATVGRLLIIYLFVRESTAAMGLTSLGGHPQMVRPLLAPMAEGAAEKRYGKLPDKIRHKVLAMCAATDNVGLFFGEDIFVAFGAIALMHTFLLGSGIDVEPLHIAVWGIPTAICAFIIHAIRLNRFDRRLTRELSPAVPVAPQAESAQ; encoded by the coding sequence ATGCAAACTGTTGTGAACCTATGGCCGCTGATAGGCGTACTCGTCATCGTGGTCGGCTTTGTATTGCGCTTCAATCCTCTGCTGGTCGTAACGGCGGCGGCGATTGCCACCGGGTTTGCCGCTCACTTCCCCTTGGAAAAAATCCTCGCCACGATGGGCGATGGCTTTCTCCAGACCCGCGCCTTGCAACTGATCCTGTTGTTACCGCTGGCCGTCATTGGCTTGCTGGAGCGCCATGGCTTGCGACTGCATGCGCAAAACTGGATTGCGCGATTCGAGCGGGCCACCGTCGGGCGTTTGTTGATCATTTATCTGTTTGTTCGTGAATCCACTGCGGCCATGGGGCTGACCAGCCTTGGCGGGCATCCACAGATGGTGCGTCCGCTGCTGGCACCCATGGCTGAAGGCGCCGCTGAAAAGCGCTACGGCAAACTACCGGACAAGATTCGTCATAAGGTCTTGGCCATGTGTGCGGCGACCGACAATGTGGGACTGTTTTTTGGCGAAGATATCTTTGTCGCCTTTGGCGCGATTGCGTTGATGCACACCTTCCTGTTGGGCTCGGGCATTGATGTCGAACCGTTGCATATCGCCGTCTGGGGCATACCCACTGCAATTTGCGCCTTCATCATTCACGCGATCCGCCTGAACCGCTTTGACCGAAGGCTTACCCGTGAGCTTTCGCCTGCCGTACCGGTTGCTCCACAGGCGGAGTCAGCACAATGA